The Methanobacterium lacus genome includes a region encoding these proteins:
- a CDS encoding TspO/MBR family protein, with protein sequence MEKFNIKELPLLIGSLMIPFLVASLGSYFTFSNITTWYAVLAKPFWAPPNWIFGPVWTVLYFLMGIALFLILRKGLYRQDVKFAVLIFGIQLALNLIWSIVFFGAHSLFGGFIVIMFLWIAIFANIIAFGVLSRNAGLLLIPYIIWVSIASYLNYTVYLLNH encoded by the coding sequence ATGGAAAAATTCAATATTAAAGAATTACCACTTCTCATAGGTTCGCTAATGATACCATTTTTAGTGGCATCCCTTGGGTCATATTTCACTTTCTCAAATATCACCACTTGGTACGCTGTACTAGCAAAACCATTTTGGGCACCCCCTAACTGGATATTTGGGCCTGTTTGGACCGTACTGTACTTTTTAATGGGAATTGCATTGTTTTTAATTCTACGTAAGGGATTATATAGGCAGGATGTTAAGTTTGCAGTATTAATATTTGGTATTCAGCTTGCATTAAATCTAATATGGTCTATTGTATTTTTTGGAGCTCATTCCCTCTTTGGAGGATTTATTGTTATAATGTTCCTGTGGATAGCAATATTTGCAAACATCATAGCCTTCGGTGTACTATCAAGAAATGCAGGATTGCTTTTAATACCCTACATTATTTGGGTGAGCATAGCCAGTTACTTAAACTACACAGTCTACTTGTTGAACCACTGA
- a CDS encoding CpaF family protein, producing the protein MKDKRKEILRDLLGEFASDDDVAEESNDIFRSKSEDKEEVIEESSEDSEEPEFNLDKVMKRPTRRPKTVKKVSNVLKAEIVEDGLIPNYNVNLPKFSDNERQIFNEVREKLVEVAVAQGEDFRIDEGSFIGEVKEFLRSKGVRDVDRLATQISQEMLGYGQLDPMIKDDDLEEIMVIGINKNVFVYHRKIGMMITNVIFDDDAEIKAIIDVIARQVNRRIDQQTPILDARLPDGSRVNATIPPVSADGATLTIRKFRKDPLTIVDLINFKTLSSHLAGFLWVCTDGLGVKPCNAIIAGGTGSGKTTTLNAITAFTPPRERIITIEDTLELQLPHTHVLRMETRPPNIEGKGELTMDILVKNSLRQRPDRVIVGEVRGGEAVTLFTALNTGHSGMGTVHSNTARETVTRLVNPPMQVPTIMIPALDFIIMQNRMYRPEGGSIRRVTEVAEVVGMEEGNVQLNRVFEWNNVTDKVEYVGIASQTLREIADLRGIGITEIEEEIEKRRLLLEYLADNNIRSISEVGTFIHNYYKDPDEILEQIL; encoded by the coding sequence ATGAAAGATAAACGAAAAGAAATCCTAAGGGATCTTTTAGGGGAATTTGCTTCAGACGACGATGTTGCTGAAGAATCTAATGACATTTTTAGGAGCAAATCAGAGGATAAAGAAGAAGTAATTGAAGAATCTTCTGAAGACTCTGAAGAACCTGAGTTTAATCTTGATAAGGTCATGAAACGACCTACTAGGCGCCCTAAAACTGTTAAGAAAGTTTCTAACGTGCTTAAAGCTGAGATTGTTGAGGATGGTCTCATACCCAACTACAATGTAAACCTTCCTAAATTTTCAGACAACGAAAGACAGATCTTCAACGAGGTAAGGGAAAAACTGGTTGAAGTTGCTGTTGCTCAGGGTGAAGATTTCAGGATTGATGAGGGTAGCTTTATTGGAGAGGTCAAGGAATTTTTAAGGAGCAAGGGTGTTAGGGATGTGGACAGACTTGCCACCCAGATTTCCCAAGAGATGTTGGGTTATGGGCAGCTAGATCCAATGATCAAAGACGATGATCTAGAGGAAATTATGGTCATTGGAATCAACAAGAATGTTTTTGTTTACCATCGAAAAATTGGAATGATGATCACCAACGTTATTTTTGATGACGATGCAGAGATCAAGGCCATAATTGATGTTATTGCCAGGCAGGTGAACAGAAGAATTGATCAGCAAACACCAATATTGGATGCTAGATTGCCAGATGGTTCAAGGGTGAATGCTACAATTCCCCCAGTATCTGCAGATGGTGCTACATTGACCATCAGGAAATTTAGAAAAGATCCACTGACGATTGTTGATTTAATTAATTTTAAAACATTATCATCTCATTTAGCTGGTTTTTTATGGGTCTGCACAGACGGACTTGGAGTTAAACCATGCAACGCAATCATAGCTGGAGGTACGGGTTCTGGTAAAACAACCACTTTAAATGCTATAACTGCATTTACTCCTCCTCGTGAAAGGATAATTACCATTGAAGATACATTAGAACTTCAACTTCCCCACACCCATGTTTTGAGGATGGAAACTCGTCCACCAAACATTGAGGGAAAGGGTGAACTAACCATGGACATCCTGGTGAAAAACTCTTTAAGGCAAAGACCAGACAGAGTGATCGTTGGAGAAGTAAGGGGTGGAGAAGCTGTGACTTTGTTCACAGCTTTAAACACAGGACACTCTGGAATGGGTACTGTTCACTCAAACACAGCAAGAGAAACCGTTACAAGATTGGTTAATCCTCCTATGCAAGTTCCAACAATAATGATTCCTGCATTGGACTTCATAATAATGCAAAATAGGATGTATCGGCCTGAAGGCGGTTCAATTAGGAGAGTAACAGAAGTTGCAGAAGTTGTGGGTATGGAAGAGGGCAATGTTCAATTAAACAGAGTTTTTGAATGGAATAATGTCACTGATAAAGTTGAATATGTGGGAATTGCCAGTCAAACCCTTAGGGAAATAGCAGACCTTAGAGGAATAGGTATAACAGAAATTGAGGAAGAAATAGAGAAAAGAAGGCTACTTTTAGAGTATTTGGCTGATAACAACATCCGTTCGATATCGGAAGTGGGAACATTCATCCACAACTACTACAAGGATCCTGATGAAATACTTGAACAGATTCTCTAA
- a CDS encoding type II secretion system F family protein, whose protein sequence is MVFEGLKHFFNRLGGITVDSTKKVGEGVSVPVEKLNGIGNRAGKVRSGIKRSSSKAKESSKGFSFTSKTQSTVKRRSPRVIEKMRMDKDEIEIFKDLIDKKYDRGDTTPKPEDAQKEAYKKASLEELLKEDEKADLEPKLIMVIGGISFVVVFMLMIVLGFGVLVGAVFGLIILMISIIFVFLPNIKKGSRSNEASRELPFALRQMATELRAGIGMHDSMRSVALSGYGALSEEFARALEEIKYGETTEKALTDMSERVNSEGLKRAIYQITRTLSSGGDLAKTLNVIADDTAYEMRMKLKDYSQKLNSFTMIYMFVAILGPVITMIMLIAASTVMGSVLPPMLLLILYLFLFPMIVAFMAFMIKRLEPQV, encoded by the coding sequence ATGGTTTTTGAGGGGCTCAAACATTTTTTCAATAGATTGGGAGGGATCACTGTTGATTCAACTAAAAAAGTTGGTGAAGGAGTATCTGTTCCAGTTGAAAAGTTGAATGGTATAGGTAACAGGGCTGGAAAAGTCAGATCAGGCATTAAAAGATCTTCATCAAAGGCTAAAGAATCATCTAAGGGATTTAGTTTTACTTCTAAAACTCAGAGTACAGTAAAAAGAAGATCTCCTCGTGTTATCGAGAAAATGCGGATGGATAAAGATGAGATAGAAATCTTCAAGGATCTCATTGACAAGAAATATGACCGTGGAGATACCACTCCCAAACCTGAGGATGCTCAAAAAGAAGCTTATAAAAAGGCATCACTCGAAGAACTTCTTAAAGAAGATGAAAAGGCAGATTTAGAGCCCAAGTTGATCATGGTTATTGGAGGAATATCCTTCGTAGTCGTTTTCATGTTGATGATCGTGTTGGGATTTGGAGTGCTTGTTGGGGCAGTTTTTGGACTCATCATCTTGATGATCTCGATTATTTTTGTGTTCCTTCCCAATATCAAAAAGGGGTCACGATCCAATGAGGCATCTAGGGAACTTCCATTTGCTCTTAGACAAATGGCAACAGAATTAAGGGCAGGAATAGGTATGCATGATAGTATGCGTTCTGTTGCTCTTTCGGGTTATGGTGCACTTTCAGAAGAATTTGCAAGGGCTCTTGAAGAAATTAAATATGGGGAAACCACAGAGAAGGCTCTTACTGATATGAGTGAAAGGGTTAACTCTGAAGGTTTAAAAAGGGCCATATATCAGATCACAAGAACCCTTTCGAGTGGTGGGGATCTTGCAAAGACATTAAATGTGATAGCTGATGATACGGCCTATGAAATGAGAATGAAACTCAAGGATTATTCCCAAAAACTTAACTCATTTACCATGATTTACATGTTCGTAGCCATTTTGGGCCCAGTTATCACCATGATTATGTTGATAGCAGCTTCAACTGTTATGGGTTCAGTTTTACCTCCAATGCTTCTATTAATCCTGTATCTATTTTTGTTTCCTATGATAGTTGCATTTATGGCATTTATGATTAAAAGACTTGAACCACAAGTTTGA
- a CDS encoding DNA alkylation repair protein: MELQEIVMRLELLSTPENIEGMEKFGITPEKTYAVRIPELRKIARESGKNHDLALELWELDFRETKILACMIDDPKMVSSDQLNAWVLEFDYWEICDQCCMNLFRKTSFAYDKIFEWGEHEAEFVKRAAFSLLAVMAVHDKKQPNQQFEQYYPLLISASTDNRNFVKKAVNWALRSIGKKNSSLNKSAIYLAEEILALNTKSSKWIASNALKELKSEKIRKKLGM; the protein is encoded by the coding sequence ATGGAACTCCAAGAGATAGTGATGAGGCTTGAATTACTTTCCACACCCGAGAACATAGAAGGAATGGAAAAGTTTGGCATAACTCCAGAAAAAACATACGCAGTAAGAATACCTGAACTCCGGAAAATTGCTAGGGAATCTGGCAAAAACCATGACCTGGCATTGGAACTTTGGGAATTAGATTTTAGAGAAACTAAAATATTGGCATGTATGATCGATGACCCTAAAATGGTTTCATCTGACCAGTTAAATGCCTGGGTGTTGGAGTTCGATTACTGGGAAATTTGTGATCAGTGCTGTATGAACTTGTTTAGGAAAACAAGTTTTGCATACGATAAAATTTTTGAATGGGGAGAACATGAAGCGGAATTTGTTAAAAGAGCAGCTTTTTCATTGTTAGCTGTAATGGCTGTTCATGATAAAAAACAACCCAACCAACAGTTTGAACAGTACTATCCACTCTTGATCTCCGCATCAACAGACAATCGAAATTTCGTTAAAAAGGCAGTGAACTGGGCTTTAAGGAGTATTGGGAAGAAAAATTCCAGTTTAAACAAAAGTGCCATATATCTTGCAGAAGAAATTTTAGCACTCAATACAAAATCTTCCAAGTGGATAGCTAGTAACGCTTTAAAAGAATTAAAAAGTGAAAAAATAAGAAAAAAATTAGGGATGTGA
- a CDS encoding ABC transporter permease, producing the protein MAEWEGIYTIWFREAKRYVRYRSRIISSVVTPLLWLLIFGTGLGSAIRFSGMTGAYQAFIYPGIIGQTILFTAIFSGVSVIMDRQYGFLKEIMVAPVSRPSIVFGKALGIATASIIQGVILLLLSFVVGVQMTPFIFVASFLLMIPISVGLAGVGLLIATFTDSMEGFNLIMSFIVLPMFLLSGALFPVTGLPTFLQFAVYLDPLTYGVDALRQVIIGHGALPLYLSTAVVVGFALLTVILSAILFSKKEQNLM; encoded by the coding sequence ATGGCCGAATGGGAAGGAATATACACAATATGGTTTAGAGAAGCTAAAAGATACGTAAGATATCGTTCAAGAATCATTTCTTCGGTAGTTACACCCCTTTTATGGCTTTTAATCTTTGGAACAGGTTTGGGATCCGCCATCAGGTTCAGTGGTATGACTGGAGCCTATCAGGCATTCATATACCCTGGTATTATTGGTCAGACCATACTTTTCACCGCGATATTTTCTGGTGTTTCAGTAATCATGGATCGGCAGTACGGTTTTCTAAAGGAAATAATGGTGGCCCCAGTTAGCAGACCATCCATTGTTTTTGGTAAAGCCCTTGGTATCGCAACAGCTTCAATAATACAAGGAGTGATACTTCTCCTGCTTTCATTCGTTGTTGGTGTTCAGATGACTCCATTCATATTCGTTGCATCATTCCTCTTGATGATACCAATATCTGTGGGACTTGCAGGAGTGGGGCTTTTAATAGCAACTTTCACAGACAGTATGGAAGGTTTCAACCTGATAATGAGTTTTATTGTTCTGCCAATGTTCCTTTTAAGCGGAGCCTTATTCCCTGTTACAGGATTACCAACATTTCTACAGTTTGCAGTGTATTTAGATCCATTGACCTATGGTGTGGATGCTTTAAGACAAGTAATCATCGGCCATGGAGCTTTACCACTGTATTTAAGTACAGCTGTGGTTGTGGGTTTTGCACTCTTGACAGTAATTTTATCAGCCATATTATTTAGCAAAAAGGAACAAAACCTCATGTAG
- a CDS encoding MBL fold metallo-hydrolase, giving the protein MILETVKSEGIAHKSYFIGSNGIAAVVDPRRDCDIYIDIAEKNNMRINYIFETHRNEDYTAGSLELREVVGADIFHGKGLDFAYGNSVVEGDKFQIGNVVLEIIETPGHTNESISLLLKDREVSEYPYMVFTGDTIFAGEVGRCDLYGNNETLKMAKAMYNSVFNKLLKLDDNVIILPAHGSGSVCGAVIREQEFTTVGYEKKTNPALKKSEKEFLEFKLHEKLYTPPYFKEMEKNNLIGPSLICKLPYLKPLGIHELKELMSKGGQVVDVRDPAAFAGGHIPNTLNIWKDGLPSYSGWFLNYEQPIIVVDENNSNIEDLKRYLIRLGYDNVYGYLSGGFPVWFKGSGDFETVHTWSVHDLLPNMGKKSLFILDVRKENDWEKERIEGSHNIYIGELKENLDKVPRNKHVAVLCDTGYKASIGTSILKMNGYKNVTNVMGSMTAWKKAGYPVVKR; this is encoded by the coding sequence ATGATATTAGAAACTGTGAAATCTGAAGGAATAGCCCATAAATCTTACTTCATAGGTTCCAATGGAATAGCAGCTGTGGTTGATCCGCGAAGGGATTGTGATATCTACATAGATATTGCAGAGAAAAATAACATGAGGATCAACTACATCTTTGAAACTCATAGGAACGAAGATTATACAGCAGGCTCTTTAGAACTCCGTGAAGTTGTTGGGGCAGATATATTCCATGGAAAAGGGCTAGATTTTGCATATGGCAATTCTGTAGTTGAAGGGGATAAATTTCAAATAGGAAATGTTGTTCTTGAAATTATTGAAACCCCAGGACACACCAACGAAAGCATATCTTTGTTGTTAAAGGACAGAGAAGTATCTGAATATCCATACATGGTATTCACTGGTGATACTATTTTTGCAGGAGAAGTTGGTAGATGTGACTTGTATGGAAACAATGAGACTTTGAAAATGGCCAAAGCAATGTACAACAGCGTCTTTAACAAACTTCTCAAATTAGATGATAATGTAATAATCCTGCCTGCACATGGTTCGGGTTCTGTTTGTGGGGCTGTTATTCGTGAACAGGAATTTACAACTGTGGGTTATGAAAAAAAGACTAATCCTGCGCTTAAAAAATCTGAAAAAGAATTCCTAGAATTTAAACTACATGAAAAACTTTACACTCCTCCCTACTTCAAAGAAATGGAGAAGAATAATTTAATTGGCCCATCCCTAATCTGTAAACTACCCTACTTAAAACCACTCGGAATCCATGAATTGAAAGAATTGATGTCCAAAGGAGGGCAGGTTGTGGATGTGAGGGATCCTGCAGCATTTGCAGGTGGACATATTCCAAACACTTTGAATATTTGGAAAGATGGCCTACCTTCATATTCTGGGTGGTTCTTAAATTACGAACAACCAATAATTGTGGTGGACGAAAATAATAGTAATATAGAAGATCTTAAGAGATATCTGATTAGATTGGGTTACGATAATGTCTATGGTTATCTTTCTGGAGGATTTCCTGTATGGTTCAAGGGATCTGGAGATTTTGAAACTGTTCACACATGGTCAGTTCATGATTTGCTTCCGAACATGGGAAAAAAATCTTTATTTATACTGGATGTTAGGAAGGAAAATGACTGGGAAAAGGAACGAATAGAAGGCTCTCACAACATATACATAGGAGAACTCAAGGAAAATTTGGACAAAGTTCCAAGAAATAAACATGTGGCTGTACTATGTGATACTGGTTACAAGGCAAGTATCGGAACATCAATACTTAAAATGAACGGCTATAAAAACGTAACTAATGTAATGGGAAGCATGACAGCGTGGAAAAAAGCAGGTTATCCAGTTGTAAAGAGATGA
- a CDS encoding tripartite tricarboxylate transporter permease: MRSIKYTCGDKILDLLLACVFGVLVGVFTGMVPGIHVNTVAAFVFSSSVYLMNYFSPEYLAVFLISLSISHSLIDFIPTMFLGVPDEGTALSVLPGHYLMLQGRGKEAIRLVTLGGFGSLMVTVTLLPIFIMLLPGFYSIIKPYIALILTFTAIYMVLRLNKGIYEIFWSSVIFIFSGIIGWASLNSTVSPNVLLLTIFSGFFGVSTLIYSLSQNSYLPYQHENHNLRVDGKIIRGIFAGGIAGTILGFLPGMGPAQGSILAQEMSGGGNMTEGRESFLVAMSGVNVSDALFSLITIYIIGNPRSGVAVFIDKLIQNFDLQILVMFVFVSVTAVSISVFFCISLGDFMIKNIHKLNYNKLSRGIIILMSALVIIFTLKEGSNLFYVIILYITSISLGLIPHYVGVNKSNLMGVLIVPAIVIYTGLV; this comes from the coding sequence GTGAGATCCATAAAATATACGTGTGGTGATAAAATTCTTGATCTGCTCTTGGCATGTGTATTTGGAGTTCTGGTTGGAGTATTCACGGGTATGGTCCCGGGCATACATGTTAATACAGTTGCAGCCTTTGTATTCTCATCATCGGTATATTTAATGAACTATTTTTCTCCAGAGTACCTTGCAGTATTTTTAATATCCCTCTCAATATCCCACTCGTTGATAGATTTCATTCCCACAATGTTCTTGGGAGTGCCTGATGAAGGAACAGCCCTTTCTGTTTTGCCCGGACATTATCTCATGCTTCAAGGAAGGGGCAAAGAAGCAATACGGTTGGTAACTTTGGGAGGTTTTGGATCACTCATGGTTACAGTTACACTACTTCCAATTTTTATAATGCTTTTACCAGGATTTTATTCCATAATTAAACCATATATAGCTTTAATTCTCACATTTACAGCTATTTACATGGTATTAAGGTTAAACAAGGGAATTTACGAGATTTTCTGGTCATCGGTAATCTTCATATTTTCAGGTATAATAGGCTGGGCAAGTTTAAACAGCACTGTTTCTCCAAATGTACTACTATTAACAATTTTTTCGGGCTTTTTCGGGGTTAGCACATTGATCTACAGTTTATCACAGAATTCCTATCTGCCCTACCAGCATGAAAATCACAACTTAAGGGTCGATGGTAAAATTATCAGGGGTATATTTGCTGGAGGAATTGCTGGAACCATCCTGGGATTTTTACCTGGAATGGGCCCGGCACAGGGGAGCATATTAGCACAAGAGATGAGTGGGGGAGGAAACATGACAGAAGGCAGGGAGAGTTTTCTAGTGGCAATGAGTGGAGTGAATGTTTCAGATGCATTATTTTCTCTCATCACCATATATATTATTGGTAATCCCCGAAGTGGAGTTGCTGTGTTCATAGATAAGCTCATCCAAAACTTCGATCTTCAAATTCTAGTTATGTTCGTCTTTGTTTCTGTAACTGCCGTTTCAATATCGGTTTTTTTCTGCATATCCTTGGGAGATTTCATGATAAAAAATATTCATAAATTGAATTACAACAAACTCTCAAGGGGAATAATAATTTTAATGTCTGCATTGGTAATTATTTTCACATTAAAAGAAGGTTCAAACCTATTTTATGTTATTATTCTTTATATAACTTCTATTTCGCTAGGATTAATTCCACACTACGTTGGAGTGAATAAATCCAACTTGATGGGAGTTCTGATTGTTCCGGCCATAGTCATTTACACTGGTTTGGTTTAA
- a CDS encoding ATP-binding cassette domain-containing protein, protein MEYIIETHDISKVYDDFTAVNSINLKVPKNSVYGVLGPNGAGKTTLISMLCTILHPTSGTATVNGYDVMKNSKEVRQSIGVVFQSRALDDILTGREHLEMHAALYGVPMDLRKQRIEEVLDLIALGDKADEYTKTYSGGMKRRLEIGRGLIHHPKVLFLDEPTLGLDPQTRENIWEYIQELNKTEDITVLMSTHYMEEADKLCDEIAIINHGQIITADSPKNLKRDLRADVITVKVDDEEKFINSAEKLDFIKDIIVADSEIKLMVERGENLVATVVNFANKNDIIVKSIELEHPNLEDVFINLTGKRIVDEG, encoded by the coding sequence ATGGAGTATATAATTGAAACTCATGATATCAGCAAGGTTTATGATGATTTTACTGCTGTAAATTCAATAAACCTAAAAGTACCAAAAAACAGTGTTTATGGAGTTCTGGGGCCAAATGGCGCCGGTAAAACCACTCTAATTTCAATGCTGTGCACCATATTACATCCAACTTCTGGAACTGCAACAGTCAACGGATACGATGTAATGAAAAATTCTAAAGAGGTAAGACAATCTATAGGAGTAGTATTTCAATCCAGAGCACTGGATGATATTTTAACAGGACGAGAACATTTAGAAATGCATGCCGCATTGTATGGAGTTCCAATGGATCTGCGTAAGCAGAGGATTGAGGAAGTGCTTGATCTAATTGCACTTGGGGACAAGGCAGATGAGTACACAAAAACCTACTCTGGAGGAATGAAAAGAAGGCTGGAAATTGGAAGAGGATTGATACATCACCCCAAGGTTCTCTTCCTTGATGAACCCACCCTTGGATTGGACCCTCAAACCAGAGAAAATATTTGGGAATATATCCAGGAACTAAATAAAACTGAAGATATTACAGTTTTAATGTCAACACACTACATGGAAGAGGCTGACAAGCTCTGTGATGAAATAGCAATCATCAACCATGGGCAAATCATCACTGCCGATTCTCCTAAAAACTTAAAAAGAGATCTTAGGGCAGATGTTATCACGGTAAAAGTTGACGACGAAGAAAAATTCATAAATTCAGCCGAAAAATTGGACTTCATAAAGGATATTATTGTTGCTGACTCAGAAATCAAACTGATGGTGGAACGTGGGGAAAATTTAGTTGCCACCGTTGTTAACTTTGCAAACAAAAACGATATAATTGTAAAATCAATTGAACTAGAACATCCTAACCTTGAAGATGTCTTCATAAATCTCACAGGTAAAAGAATTGTTGATGAGGGTTAA
- a CDS encoding DASS family sodium-coupled anion symporter, producing MSFKTLGMPIAIVAFIVVMLIPLGNGLSYSGHAAIGLLVFAVIMWASEAQHLAVTSLILLFLQPILGIESFNNAVIGFANPIIFLMIGGFILAEAIRKSGLAKRFTYFLLKKVGTTPSMSIFAAVFSTGILSAWIENVVAFAMLLPIIKEIVPLFGVNDAEKGNSNFAKAMVLGASYGSLAGGFGTEIGTAPNLMAAAYTHLPFANWMVFGFPLAIFMLFVTWKLLSWIFPPEVKGIVGGHETLNKTLSAMGSISRTEKITAVILFFTIGLWITTGITGLDSYSVALIGAALYFITGVVDWKDAQENVDWGLIIFFGGALSLGAALLNTGAAAWLINDIISLMGSNVSTVSIMLILMIIGVIFTQVMSNIALAAILVPLSVTLAAAQGQPVGIYAVPVAIACSLSFMFPMADPTVAMAYGTGYVKIKEILKAGIPMVVIGIIATVIVMLTIAKPFLG from the coding sequence TTGAGTTTTAAGACTTTAGGAATGCCTATAGCCATTGTTGCCTTTATTGTGGTTATGTTAATTCCTTTAGGTAATGGTTTAAGTTATTCTGGCCACGCAGCTATTGGTCTTTTGGTTTTCGCTGTAATAATGTGGGCTAGTGAAGCTCAGCATTTGGCTGTTACTTCTTTGATATTGCTGTTTTTACAGCCAATTTTAGGTATTGAGAGTTTTAATAATGCTGTTATTGGTTTTGCCAACCCTATCATCTTCTTGATGATTGGAGGGTTCATACTTGCAGAGGCCATTCGTAAGAGTGGACTTGCTAAAAGATTTACTTATTTCCTGCTTAAAAAGGTGGGTACCACTCCGAGTATGAGTATTTTCGCTGCTGTATTTTCCACAGGTATACTATCTGCTTGGATCGAAAATGTGGTTGCTTTTGCAATGTTGCTTCCTATTATTAAGGAAATTGTTCCATTGTTCGGTGTTAATGACGCTGAAAAGGGCAACAGTAACTTTGCCAAAGCTATGGTCTTGGGTGCTTCATATGGTTCCCTTGCAGGTGGATTCGGTACAGAAATTGGTACTGCTCCCAACCTGATGGCAGCAGCATACACCCATTTGCCTTTTGCTAACTGGATGGTATTTGGTTTTCCTTTAGCCATTTTTATGCTCTTTGTAACTTGGAAATTGTTGAGTTGGATATTCCCACCAGAAGTCAAAGGAATTGTTGGTGGACATGAAACACTGAACAAGACTTTGAGTGCTATGGGTTCCATTAGCAGGACTGAGAAGATCACAGCAGTTATTCTGTTCTTCACCATTGGTCTCTGGATCACAACAGGTATCACAGGTTTAGACAGTTACTCTGTTGCTTTGATAGGTGCTGCACTGTACTTCATAACAGGTGTTGTTGATTGGAAGGATGCCCAAGAAAATGTGGATTGGGGATTAATCATCTTCTTTGGAGGTGCACTTTCCCTTGGAGCAGCACTACTAAATACCGGAGCAGCAGCTTGGCTCATTAACGACATCATATCATTGATGGGTAGCAACGTTTCAACAGTGTCTATCATGCTGATTCTCATGATCATAGGTGTAATTTTCACCCAGGTCATGTCGAACATAGCACTCGCAGCTATTTTAGTACCACTTTCTGTTACTTTAGCAGCTGCTCAGGGCCAGCCTGTTGGTATTTACGCAGTTCCTGTTGCTATTGCATGTTCACTTTCATTCATGTTCCCGATGGCAGACCCTACAGTTGCAATGGCATATGGTACTGGATACGTGAAAATCAAGGAAATACTAAAAGCTGGAATACCAATGGTTGTAATAGGTATTATAGCAACTGTAATAGTAATGTTAACCATTGCAAAACCATTCCTAGGCTAA
- a CDS encoding 50S ribosomal protein L11 methyltransferase, producing MGCVEKADTILNGITEINRPCENCLRPNLKKFKPLMEQMDLEELDANYGRCNCKKRHLDLVMGHVLKILIETGDRDKKSTLRNCCTPLITPAYPSNTAPYLSENSVVILTDKVTKESAVKIVKEVPEIKGVIRGDIKRVVGIKDANSKPNVYELLSGCDMRCDIVSTQHGPICIYRKQSQIHLEFSKPVPPKVQMLEKYLDKYENPRVMDCTCGPGTLGIASLKHGAKHVVFNDLWHPSIEMTVLNLEVNGFEVESLHSKGSLVAEGKNFKVYCADIMELKDDIDEKFDLCIVDTFPGVDNDEFVEAVSKICSEVVVI from the coding sequence TTGGGTTGTGTCGAGAAGGCAGATACCATTTTAAATGGAATTACAGAGATTAACCGTCCCTGTGAAAACTGCTTAAGACCCAATCTTAAAAAGTTCAAACCATTAATGGAACAGATGGACCTTGAAGAACTCGATGCAAATTATGGAAGATGCAACTGCAAAAAAAGACACCTTGATTTGGTGATGGGACACGTACTAAAAATACTCATTGAAACTGGTGACAGAGATAAAAAATCCACTCTCAGAAACTGCTGCACACCACTAATAACACCAGCATACCCCTCAAATACTGCACCTTACCTTTCAGAAAATTCAGTGGTAATATTAACCGATAAAGTAACGAAAGAATCTGCGGTAAAAATCGTCAAAGAGGTTCCAGAAATAAAGGGAGTAATCAGAGGAGACATTAAAAGGGTTGTGGGTATAAAGGATGCCAATTCCAAACCCAATGTGTATGAACTTCTTTCTGGTTGTGATATGCGTTGTGATATAGTTTCCACTCAACATGGCCCTATATGCATCTACAGGAAACAATCCCAGATCCACTTGGAATTCTCAAAACCAGTGCCCCCCAAGGTACAGATGCTCGAAAAATATCTGGATAAATATGAAAATCCTCGGGTGATGGATTGTACTTGTGGGCCCGGAACCTTGGGAATAGCTTCCCTTAAGCATGGTGCCAAACATGTGGTTTTTAACGATTTGTGGCATCCTTCCATCGAAATGACTGTTTTAAATCTTGAAGTAAATGGTTTTGAAGTTGAATCTTTACATTCAAAGGGTAGTTTGGTTGCAGAAGGTAAAAATTTCAAGGTTTACTGTGCCGATATCATGGAACTTAAGGACGATATTGATGAAAAATTTGATCTGTGCATAGTGGACACCTTCCCAGGTGTGGACAACGATGAATTTGTTGAAGCTGTGAGCAAAATTTGTTCAGAAGTGGTTGTTATCTAA